CTGATCGTGCTCATCCCGCTGACCCTCAACGCCTTCCCCGGCACCCAGTACGGCATCCCCTTCCCGGTGCTGCTGCGTTCATCGTTCGGTATCTTCGGCTCCAACGTGCCGTGCCTGATCCGCGCCGTGGTGGCGTGCGGCTGGTTCGGTATCCAGACCATGTTCGGCGGCCTGGCCATCCACCTGTTCCTCGGCTCGCTGTTCCCCGAGTGGAAAGCCCTGGGCGGCACCGGCGAGGTGATCGGCTTCATGCTGTTCTGGTCGCTGAACCTGTGGGTGGTGTTGCGCGGGGCGGAGTCGATCAAGTGGCTGGAAACATTGTCGGCGCCGCTGCTGGTGGCGGTCGGGGTCGGCCTGCTGTTCTGGGCGCTGCCGCACATGTCGATGACCGAGCTGCTGGCCCAGCCACCCAAGCGCCCCGAGGGGGCCAGCGTGGTCAGCTACTTCTGCGCCGGGCTCACCGCCATGGTCGGGTTCTGGGCCACCCTGTCGCTGAACATCCCCGACTTCAGCCGCTATGCGAAAAGCCAGAAGGACCAGATCCTCGGGCAGATCTTCGGCCTGCCGCTGACCATGTTCCTGTTCGCCGCGCTGGGGGTGATCATGACCGCCGCCTCGGCCTCGCTGGTGGGCCAGACGGTGTCCGACCCGGTGAGCCTGATCGGCCATATCCAGAGCCCGGGCTGGGTGGCCCTGGCCATGGCGCTGATCATCATCGCCACCTTGTCGACCAACACCGCGGCGAACATCGTCTCGCCCACCAATGACTTCCAGAACATCGCCCCGCGCCTGATCGGCCGCAGCCGGGCGGTGTGGCTGACCGGGTTCATCGGTTTGGCGCTGATGGGCCACGAGCTGCTCAAGAAGCTCGGTTGGATCGTTTCCGACCTGAGCCTGGAGAGCGTCTATTCCAACTGGCTGCTGGGCTACTCCAGCCTGCTCGGGCCGATCGCCGGGATCATGGTGGTGGACTACTTCCTGGTGCGCCGCCAGCAGCTGGACCTGGCCGGGCTGTACCGCGACGACGTCTACCCGGCGTGGAACTGGGCCGGTTTCGCCGCCTTCGCCGTGCCGGTGGCGCTGACCGTGATGGCTATCGGTAACAGCAGTTTCAGCTGGTTCTACGACTATGGCTGGTTCACCGGCTCGCTGCTCGGTGGCGGGCTCTACTACGCCCTGGGCGGCCTGGCGCTACGTGGCCCGGCACGCCTGGACCAGAACCTGACCCATTGACCTGACACGACTTCCGTAGGAGCGGCTTCAGCCGCGATGCAGACACCGCGGCGCCTGCATCGCGGCTGAAGCCGCTCCTACCAGAACAACAAAGCCCTGAGGAGACACCCATGACCACCCTCGCCAAGGAAGTCCTGCTATCCACCGAGCACCACATCGACAGCGCCCGCCTGTGGCAGTCGCTGATGGACCTCGCCCGCCTCGGCGCCACCCAGAAAGGCGGCGTCTGCCGCCTGGCCCTGACC
This genomic stretch from Pseudomonas entomophila harbors:
- a CDS encoding NCS1 family nucleobase:cation symporter-1, producing MQQSRSQVVEQHGLYELDAGSDVLDSPRYNHDIAPTKVHQRTWNKWHITALWVGMSICVPTYTLGGVLTAYFGLSVGEALLAILLANLIVLIPLTLNAFPGTQYGIPFPVLLRSSFGIFGSNVPCLIRAVVACGWFGIQTMFGGLAIHLFLGSLFPEWKALGGTGEVIGFMLFWSLNLWVVLRGAESIKWLETLSAPLLVAVGVGLLFWALPHMSMTELLAQPPKRPEGASVVSYFCAGLTAMVGFWATLSLNIPDFSRYAKSQKDQILGQIFGLPLTMFLFAALGVIMTAASASLVGQTVSDPVSLIGHIQSPGWVALAMALIIIATLSTNTAANIVSPTNDFQNIAPRLIGRSRAVWLTGFIGLALMGHELLKKLGWIVSDLSLESVYSNWLLGYSSLLGPIAGIMVVDYFLVRRQQLDLAGLYRDDVYPAWNWAGFAAFAVPVALTVMAIGNSSFSWFYDYGWFTGSLLGGGLYYALGGLALRGPARLDQNLTH